The genomic interval TCCAAAAAGGCGTACATCCGGCCAGCGCGCAGCGTCACCATGATACCGACGGGCATCCCCTGGCGAATCTTGAAGCCTGCGATCGCCTTTTTTGCACGAGTCACAACAGGCTTTTGTCCTGTAATGAGGGCGATTTCTGCCAGTGAAGCTTCCAGCGCCTTAGCATTCTGGGCTGCTTCCCCCAACCCTCGATTGACCGTTACCTTTGTCAGCTTGGGAACCTGATGAATATTGGTATAGCTAAACTGTTCCATCAGCTTTGGAACAATTTTTTCTTGGTAGTGGGTTTTGAGTCGTTCTGCCATAATTGTGATTCCTTTAGAGTTCCTGGGCTTGGTCAGGAAAGAGTTGAAAATTTTAAGCTCTAGGTTTTGAGTTAGAAGGGTTCTGATTTAACTCGGAACTCAAAACTGAGATTGGTTTAGTCGATAATTTCTCCCGTCTTTTTTAGCATCCGCACCTTACGCCCATCTTCAGTGAAGGTGTAGCAGACGCGGCTAGCCGTCTTCTGCTTTTCGGAGTAGAGCATTACATTCGAGCTATGGATCGGAGCTTCACTGATGACGATTTGCCCAGATTCGCCTTCCTGCTGAGGCTTGACGTGCTTAGTGCGCATATTAACGCCCTTAACAACCACCTTACTGTCTTTAGGAATTGCCTGAAGAACTTCCCCCACTTTGCCCTTATCTCTACCGGCAATGACCTGAACGGTGTCACCTTTTTTAACGTGCATTTTGTGGCGGGTTGTTGTCGCTTTGCTCGTTACCATCACAACACCTCCGGAGCAAGGGAAACAATTTTAGTGAAGTTTTTGTCACGCAACTCACGTGCAACAGGACCAAAGACACGGGTGCCTCTAGGATTGCCATCGTTGTTAATAATGACAGCAGCATTATCGTCAAAACGAATACTCATACCGCTATCACGACGCAAACTTTTGCGGGTACGAACGATAACTGCACGTACAACATCCGACTTTTTTACCGCCATATTAGGGATGGCATCTTTGACAACCGCAATGATGATATCGCCCACTCCGCCATATCGACGGTTACCGCCTCCCAAAACGCGAATACACATCAGCTTACGAGCACCACTGTTGTCTGCTACGTTCAGATAAGTTTCTTGTTGAATCATGGGTTCCTCCTTTACGCTCGAGATGCAGTTGTAATAATTTCTGCAACAGCCCAGCGCTTAGTACGACTGAGAGGACGGGTTTCTTGAATCCGGACGCGATCGCCCGTCTTGCACTTGTTTTCCTCATCATGCGCCTTGTAACGCTTGGTTCGCGCCACAATCTTGCCGTATTTAGGATGAGCAGCCCGGTTTTCTACCGCTACTACTACTGTTTTGTCCATTTTGTCGCTGACAACCAAGCCAACGCGCTCTTTTACTGCCATTGAAGGTCTCCGAGAAAGAAAGGATGAAAGATGAAGAATTAAGGATAAATTTGAGGTTTGGGTATAAGCGAGTTCCAACTTCTGGACCTGTAATCAGTTTCAGTCTTTTATCCTTTACCCTTCATCCTTTTGTTGCAACTGTCGCTCTCGTTCGACGGTCATCAACTGAGCGAGCCGATGGCGTGCATGCTTAAACTGATGAGGCTTCTCTAGTTGACGAGTGCCCTTTTGGAATCGGAGCTGGAACAATTCACGCTTAACACTCACAATTTGTTCCTGCAAATCCTCGTCATTTAAATTCCGAGCATCTTCAATCTTGGGAAGAGGCATAGTTCAGGACTCCTCCGTTTCACGGGTAATGAACTTGGTTTTGATCGGCAACTTGAAGGATGCCAACCGCATCGCTTCCTTGGCAGTTGCTTCGGGAACTCCGGTAATTTCAAATAGAATTCGACCGGGTTTAACTACTGCCACCCAAAATTCAGGAGCACCTTTACCGGAACCCATCCGAGTTTCGGCAGCACGCTGGGTAACAGGCTTATCCGGGAAGATCCGAATCCAGATTTTGCCACCCCGACGAATATAACGAGTCATGGCACGACGACTGGCTTCAATCTGACGGGAAGTAATCCAGCAAGGCTCCATCGCTTGTAGACCGAAGTCTCCAAATGTCAGCGTACTCCCACGAGTTGCCAGACCTCTCATGCGCCCGCGCTGCTGTTTACGAAATTTTGTTCTTCTTGGACTTAACATGGCTGTTAAAGGTGTCAGGTGTTAGGGGTCAGGGGTCAGGGGAGGATCTAGGGGCTAAGAGCTAGGGAGAAAATCTTACCTCCCGAAGCTCAGTTGCCCTTTTTCCTTTATCCTTCATCCTTTATCCTTCATTGGATCGGTCTTCAAACTGTTGCCGACGACGTTGCTGACGGCGGCGTGG from Kovacikia minuta CCNUW1 carries:
- the rpsQ gene encoding 30S ribosomal protein S17; translated protein: MAVKERVGLVVSDKMDKTVVVAVENRAAHPKYGKIVARTKRYKAHDEENKCKTGDRVRIQETRPLSRTKRWAVAEIITTASRA
- the rplN gene encoding 50S ribosomal protein L14; protein product: MIQQETYLNVADNSGARKLMCIRVLGGGNRRYGGVGDIIIAVVKDAIPNMAVKKSDVVRAVIVRTRKSLRRDSGMSIRFDDNAAVIINNDGNPRGTRVFGPVARELRDKNFTKIVSLAPEVL
- the rplP gene encoding 50S ribosomal protein L16 — encoded protein: MLSPRRTKFRKQQRGRMRGLATRGSTLTFGDFGLQAMEPCWITSRQIEASRRAMTRYIRRGGKIWIRIFPDKPVTQRAAETRMGSGKGAPEFWVAVVKPGRILFEITGVPEATAKEAMRLASFKLPIKTKFITRETEES
- the rpmC gene encoding 50S ribosomal protein L29 — protein: MPLPKIEDARNLNDEDLQEQIVSVKRELFQLRFQKGTRQLEKPHQFKHARHRLAQLMTVERERQLQQKDEG
- the rplE gene encoding 50S ribosomal protein L5, which translates into the protein MAERLKTHYQEKIVPKLMEQFSYTNIHQVPKLTKVTVNRGLGEAAQNAKALEASLAEIALITGQKPVVTRAKKAIAGFKIRQGMPVGIMVTLRAGRMYAFLDRLINLSLPRIRDFRGISPKSFDGRGNYTLGIREQLIFPEVEYDSIDQIRGMDISIITTANTDEEGRALLKEMGMPFRDN
- the rplX gene encoding 50S ribosomal protein L24; protein product: MVTSKATTTRHKMHVKKGDTVQVIAGRDKGKVGEVLQAIPKDSKVVVKGVNMRTKHVKPQQEGESGQIVISEAPIHSSNVMLYSEKQKTASRVCYTFTEDGRKVRMLKKTGEIID